In Spodoptera frugiperda isolate SF20-4 chromosome 1, AGI-APGP_CSIRO_Sfru_2.0, whole genome shotgun sequence, the following are encoded in one genomic region:
- the LOC118273071 gene encoding uncharacterized protein LOC118273071 isoform X1, whose product MSTENCLVKAIYSFKGKNNDELCFKKGDIITVTQKEEGGWWEGTLGETTGWFPSNYVTEHKDPSGSVTTSPIRAASEIQAFRNVVLKDIIDSEKAHVAEMQGLVSNFLQPLEKSDMLTRDEFKQLTGNINEVLQVHEQFLALLDECATKTGPDQRVGGLFLQWAPKIKSVHQTYCAGHPKAVCILDKYKEELNTWMEEAGAVCPGVLVLTAGLSKPFRRLGKYPAMLQELARHVHEAHPDRGDTHRASVVYKDIASGCAALRRQKELELQVVTGEVRGWPGGELASLGDVLHMGSVAVGPSHQDRYLVLFPSALLLLSVSKRVSAFVYEGCLPLTGITVSKLDDTDTRKNAFEIGGPMIDTIVAVCQTRAEADNWVSLLQKHSNTSSPAHEPGQPQSLPHLTRSPSEGALSSINSSRRSLYHVTLPPPSYPSASPYYSLTKYFARLVKKKVITRQMLRKLLHERTWAKAFELTGLPVRRRHKNHIRLKIENDGTIGADADYSDSDDSDRETDGTESYTSSSCTDAEAVNCSKILRQNAMESPRTISSCSSWGSNFGYVRYFDNNASDMHLDDTQSTLRADCTRDLFEGISIGSKKPHNTINTIDSGQQYQKSSLGGINNLYPFAPHSESTENSSFEVRTYMACEDLVNMDQSTQIDILGSEEKDFLPTRRSFPNVSAKNESVTKLWKSTEESYTPEDESADEQLTSDVLQLLAPPSPKQSYSPIESIILDPPPMFRNEEENMKIINVNLNTNVPFRKHSLNSDKRIRRSMSRSMVETENYHRNEDDRIHRMSSQSENHKMHRKCECCNRSVCPSPRSSDSGVVGSCNLASPELNMHEYSSSGTAGHESDSHDKSCDNSKGSLTNLSQASFDADHRKKVTLSEIEAATYEDQCRCTSPFGSTARTSCVTSVTSENSLDVMDSSHMNLTSTFTAPPTVPTTQIKRTSIRRNIERYVPEIRLKPEPPPRVYRKPSTHIEIPKNVRQPIPCQWSTLNITEKSKPSLHYHMRIYRETPETNNMQRQSRANAPRNRDVFNKENLQSMNENNLQLRKARSRSEDLSKVQKGLAEAQSGFVVYRSDLYAHWWMKAKLPITVVTDSDGHERQQ is encoded by the exons atgtcaaccGAAAATTGCTTGGTGAAAGCAATTTATTCTTTCAAGGGAAAAAATAACGACGAGCTATGTTTCAAAAAAGGCGACATTATAACTGTTACCCAAAAAGAAGAAGGTGGATGGTGGGAGGGAACTTTAGGCGAGACTACTGGCTGGTTCCCAAGCAACTATGTGACTGAACATAAAG ATCCATCAGGTAGTGTGACAACATCCCCTATAAGGGCAGCATCAGAAATACAGGCATTCAGAAATGTAGTCCTCAAAGATATAATAGACTCTGAGAAGGCTCATGTGGCTGAAATGCAGGGACTTGTCAGCAATTTCTTACAGCCTTTGGAGAAAAGCGACAT gcTAACAAGAGATGAATTCAAGCAGTTGACAGGCAATATAAATGAGGTGCTTCAAGTTCATGAGCAATTTCTGGCATTATTAGATGAATGTGCAACAAAGACTGGGCCTGATCAAAGAGTAGGCGGTCTGTTTTTACAATGGGCACCAAAAATTAAGAGTGTGCACCAAACTTATTGTGCTGGCCATCCAAAGGCAGTTTGTATTCTTGACAAATACAA gGAAGAGCTGAATACATGGATGGAAGAAGCTGGCGCTGTTTGTCCTGGGGTGCTTGTATTGACAGCTGGCTTGTCAAAGCCATTCCGGAGGTTGGGGAAATATCCAGCAATGCTGCAGGAGCTGGCAAGGCATGTCCATGAGGCACACCCAGATAGGGGTGACACCCATCGGGCATCTGTTGTGTACAAGGATATAGCt agTGGCTGTGCGGCATTACGACGTCAAAAAGAGTTAGAGCTCCAAGTGGTTACTGGCGAGGTTCGCGGCTGGCCGGGAGGTGAACTGGCGTCTCTTGGGGATGTGTTGCATATGGGCAGTGTAGCTGTAGGCCCCTCACATCAAGATCGCTATCTTGTGCTCTTCCCTTCAGCATTACTCTTACTTTCTGTTAGCAAGAGAGTATCTGCATTTGTGTATGAA GGTTGTCTTCCACTAACTGGCATCACAGTCTCTAAATTAGATGATACAGATACCAGAAAGAATGCATTTGAAATAGGCGGACCAATGATAGACACGATTGTAGCAGTGTGTCAAACAAGGGCTGAAGCTGACAACTGGGTCAGTCTGTTACAAAAACACTCCAACACCAGCAGTCCTGCTCATGAGCCTGGACAACCGCAATCTCTGCCACAT CTGACCCGCTCTCCTTCTGAAGGGGCGTTGTCTAGCATCAACTCTAGTCGCCGCAGCCTTTATCACGTCACGTTGCCACCGCCTAGCTACCCTTCTGCATCACCTTACTACTCGTTAACCAAATATTTTGCGAGACTCGTTAAGAAAAAAGTTATCACGAGGCAGATGTTACGCAAACTTCTGCATGAAAGAACGTGGGCTAAGGCTTTCGAGTTAACTGGATTACCTGTTAGAAGGAGACACAAAAACCATatacgtttaaaaatagaaaatgacGGCACGATTGGCGCCGACGCAGATTATTCTGACAGTGATGACAGCGATAGAGAAACCGACGGCACTGAATCATACACAAGCTCTAGCTGCACTGATGCAGAAGCAGTCAACTGCTCAAAAATTTTGAGACAGAATGCTATGGAAAGTCCGCGAACAATATCGTCGTGTAGTAGTTGGGGTAGTAACTTTGGTTATGTGcgttattttgataataatgccTCTGATATGCATTTGGATGATACACAGTCAACACTCAGGGCCGATTGTACACGTGACCTCTTTGAAGGAATCTCTATTGGCAGTAAGAAACCTCACAACACTATAAATACTATCGACAGTGGTCAACAATACCAGAAATCTTCTTTAGGAGGAATAAACAATTTGTATCCTTTTGCCCCACATTCCGAAAGTACTGAGAATTCCAGCTTCGAAGTGAGAACGTATATGGCATGTGAAGATTTAGTTAATATGGATCAAAGTACACAAATTGACATTCTTGGCAGTGAAGAAAAAGATTTTTTGCCTACAAGGCGGAGCTTTCCAAATGTTAGTGCTAAAAATGAATCAGTCACGAAACTCTGGAAATCTACAGAGGAAAGTTACACTCCTGAAGATGAAAGTGCTGATGAGCAGCTAACGTCTGACGTGCTACAACTGTTGGCTCCTCCATCACCGAAACAAAGTTACAGTCCTATAGAATCTATAATATTGGATCCACCACCAATGTTTAGAAACGAGGAGGAAAATATGAAGATAATTAATGTTAATCTGAACACTAACGTGCCTTTCAGAAAGCATTCACTAAATTCAGACAAAAGAATAAGACGTTCCATGTCAAGGTCTATGGTGGAAACTGAGAATTACCACAGAAATGAAGATGATAGGATACATAGAATGAGCTCTCAATCAGAAAACCACAAGATGCATAGAAAATGTGAATGTTGTAACAGATCAGTGTGTCCCAGCCCTCGATCGTCTGACTCCGGTGTTGTGGGCAGCTGCAACTTAGCTTCGCCAGAGCTAAACATGCACGAATACTCGAGTTCTGGTACCGCAGGGCATGAATCTGATAGTCACGACAAGAGCTGTGATAATTCAAAAGGTTCTTTAACCAATTTGTCTCAGGCAAGTTTTGATGCCGACCATCGAAAGAAAGTAACGTTGTCTGAAATAGAGGCGGCTACATATGAGGATCAGTGCAGGTGTACTTCGCCATTTGGATCGACCGCTAGAACTTCGTGTGTTACAAGTGTCACTTCGGAGAACAGCCTCGATGTCATGGATTCATCACACATGAACTTAACGTCTACGTTTACTGCCCCACCGACAGTACCAACAACGCAGATAAAACGAACTTCTATTAGAAGAAACATCGAACGCTATGTGCCAGAGATTAGACTAAAACCTGAACCTCCACCAAGGGTGTATAGGAAGCCTAGCACTCACATAGAAATTCCTAAGAATGTCCGTCAACCGATACCCTGTCAGTGGAGTACTTTGAACATAACAGAAAAATCAAAGCCTAGCCTACATTACCATATGCGTATTTATCGTGAAACTCCAGAAACCAATAACATGCAGAGGCAGTCTCGGGCCAACGCGCCTCGCAATCGAGATGTTTTTAACAAGGAAAACTTACAAAGTATGAATGAGAATAACTTGCAATTGCGCAAGGCGAGGTCTCGCAGTGAAGACTTGTCGAAAGTGCAGAAGGGTTTAGCTGAAGCCCAAAGCGGCTTTGTGGTGTATCGGTCAGATTTGTACGCACACTGGTGGATGAAAGCAAAGTTACCCATTACCGTGGTCACCGACTCAG
- the LOC118273051 gene encoding barrier-to-autointegration factor → MSSTSQKHRNFVAEPMGEKPVTELAGVGEVLGKRLETAGFDKAYTVLGQFLVLKKDKELFQEWLKDTCNANSKQSADCYQCLKDWCDEFL, encoded by the exons ATGTCGAGTACATCACAAAAACATAGAAACTTTGTTGCTGAGCCTATGGGAGAAAAACCTGTTACTGAGCTAGCTGGCGTCGGTGAGGTATTGGGAAAGAGATTGGAAACGGCGGGATTCGACAAG gcCTACACGGTACTGGGACAATTTCTTGTTTTAAAGAAAGATAAAGAGCTTTTCCAAGAATGGCTGAAGGACACATGTAATGCTAACTCTAAACAATCTGCGGACTGTTATCAGTGTTTGAAAGATTGGTGTGATgagtttttgtaa
- the LOC118264896 gene encoding uncharacterized protein LOC118264896, giving the protein MEEEKKPFYRYCMVPMCPNNIKSTPDKVFFAVPRDPNIRKQWCEVMRREYNVSSISRLHCCEDHFNIKEDTVNYIKYKLMKEQGEKVKLFLNKGVMPHKFQCQKRNAPGPQERMYDSKKKRLSLINESFSEPEVNSENVLERETSQTSYCDAGPSTSYIQGCENDPVRPSTSVMDLSVIEPSTSHVEVSTNTENFLSDKCVQINMRPNFRSKSVQVNLTTKKTNVALSPVPLPSQNIGTSPIKPATAAVKRNLFPTKSDTTSISSISSQISHDYEPCSSSDLSYCVQDESADSDDEKHFKNVMRSSMLSAIDREPKMLLGLHKQSYHLIKLLSENIPLPTVDILITLKKLKLNESFGILALHFGYSQSTISRIFNKSLPLIASKMKDLIVWPTPTEVYKNLPISFRARYSNVISIIDCFEIQIEKPSDPVHQSLTWSQYKKCNTLKYLISCTPDGLINFISDGYGGRATDVMIVQDCGYLDCLPPKKAVMADRGFKDLSHLLGARDCTLVRPPSVSQSNPSTKDEVKQSKRIAALRIHVECVINRLREFHMLLPHACVDYNLIPVIDDAITLACGLVNIQDVLIKK; this is encoded by the exons atggaagaagaaaaaaagcCATTTTATAGATATTGCATGGTACCAATGTGtcctaacaatataaaaagtacaccAGATAAAGTGTTTTTTGCTGTTCCGAGAGATCCGAACATACGTAAACAATGGTGTGAGGTTATGCGAAGAGAATATAATGTATCTTCAATATCGCGTTTACATTGTTGtgaagatcattttaat ATCAAAGAAGatacagtaaattatattaaatacaagcTCATGAAGGAACAAGgcgaaaaagttaaattattcttaaataaaGGAGTTATGCCTCATAAATTTCAATGCCAAAAACGAAATGCACCAGGACCACAGGAGAGAATGTATGATTCTAAGAAGAAAAGATTATCACTTATAAATGAATCTTTCTCCGAACCTGAAGTCAACagtgaaaatgttttagaacgTGAAACTTCACAAACAAGTTATTGTGATGCCGGACCAAGTACTTCCTATATTCAAGGCTGTGAAAATGATCCAGTGAGGCCTAGTACCTCTGTTATGGATTTGTCTGTAATAGAGCCCAGTACATCCCATGTTGAAGTCTCTACTAATACAGAAAACTTCCTTAGTGACAAGTGTGTGCAAATAAATATGAGACCAAACTTCAGAAGTAAAAGTGTTCAAGTTAATTTAACAACAAAGAAGACTAATGTAGCTTTATCTCCTGTTCCCCTTCCATCACAAAATATTGGAACTTCACCAATAAAACCTGCAACAGCTGCGgtaaaaagaaatttatttcCTACTAAGTCGGATACAACATCTATTTCTTCCATTTCTTCACAGATATCTCATGATTATGAACCCTGTAGCTCATCTGACTTAAGTTATTGTGTGCAAGATGAATCAGCAGATTCAGatgatgaaaaacattttaaaaatgtaatgcgcAGTAGTATGTTAAGTGCCATAGATAGAGAACCCAAAATGTTACTAGGATTACATAAACAGTCatatcatttaataaaactattaagtgAAAACATTCCACTTCCAACTGTAGACATATTAATAACACTTAAGAAATTGAAGTTAAATGAATCTTTTGGCATACTTGCTTTACATTTTGGCTACTCACAGAGCACTATCAGTAgaatattcaataaaagtttACCTTTAATCGCATCAAAAATGAAAGACTTGATTGTGTGGCCAACACCAACTGaggtatataaaaatttacCTATATCATTTAGAGCTAGGTATTCAAATGTTATTTCTATTATTGATTGCTTTGAAATCCAGATTGAAAAACCTTCCGATCCAGTCCACCAATCACTTACTTGGTCacagtacaaaaaatgtaatacattgaagtatttaatttcatgtacACCAGATgggttgattaattttatatccgATGGATATGGTGGAAGAGCTACAGATGTCATGATAGTGCAAGACTGTGGTTACTTAGACTGCTTACCTCCAAAAAAAGCAGTTATGGCGGACAGAGGGTTTAAAGACTTATCACATTTACTGGGAGCCAGAGACTGTACTCTCGTCCGGCCACCTTCTGTTTCACAGTCCAACCCAAGCACCAAAGATGAAGTAAAGCAGTCAAAACGAATAGCAGCTTTGAGAATTCATGTTGAATgtgtaataaatagattaagaGAGTTTCATA